Genomic window (Gasterosteus aculeatus chromosome 1, fGasAcu3.hap1.1, whole genome shotgun sequence):
CCTTCTTCTGTTGGGCATTGAGGGAGACCTTGGTCCTGGCTGCAGGCACATCCTTGTCCACTTGGGTCTTCTGGTACTCCATCTTCATGTTCACCTGTTTGATGCAGTTGTCAAGGTGCCTCAGTTGATCGCTAATGGTCTGCACCTCCTTCTTCATATCCTTTTCGCTGTTTGACAGTATGGGCAGTCGGCTCTGCAGGCTGCCCAGCACTTTTTTAACCTTGTTCATGATGGTTTCCTGGCGGTACTTTGCATCTTCGAACTTGTCGGCCAACCTCTCCGCTGCCTCTCTCAgactcttcctctcctccctgcacaGAGTcaactcctccagctgcttgttCTTCTGGCTGGTCAGCAGTTTCACCCGTCTCTGCATCTCCTCGCGGGCCATGTCCTGCTTGAGAATGTACTCCTCGCGGAAGACCTGCGTGGCTCTGCTGAGGAGCTGGAGACACTCCGCCGGTGGCGGCGACGTGTCCTTGTCCCCGGCTTTGAGCACCAGGGGATTGGTGGAGCTGCGCGCCAGGATGTTGCGGATGTGCTGCTCAAAAGAGTCGTCGGCCAGCCCGCGCAGAGGGGAGCTGCCAGAGCCCGGGCCCGGGTGCGTGCAgagcaggggaggggaggggggccggATGGAGCTCAGCAGGGGCAACAGGATGCACTCGTAGGTGCTGGTGATGCAGATCATGGTTGCGCCCAGGGAGAGGTCGGACACAATCACAAAGCCGAGAACCGGAGCCGACCGACTAGACAGGAGGGGTCTGGTGCAAAGAATGTGCTCTACAATGCAGCGCTTCTCAGCTGCCAGCTCCTGGAGATTGTCCACGTCCTCCTCACCCGACTGGAGGAACATCTGCAGTTTGTTGACCCAGATCAGCCCCACGCTGTGCACTCCTGCCTCGTGGGTGCAGTGATACCTCTGCTGGCAGAGGGGGTCTCGGTGCAGTCTGATGGGACAGGTGAAATCAAAGTCCTGAGGTTCCTCATCCTCCCCGGTGGCTACTTTGAGGGTGAGCTCCAGCTCCAGGCACTCAAACACGTAGAGAGCCGGCACCGCCTCTGCCCCCCGGATCCACTTCTCCACCGCCcgggtctcctcctcctcttcagactccagCACCACGCAGTGGTACAGCGTGCCCGTCTCCGTGGCGATGACCAGGATGCTGGGCACGCACGGCAGGCAGAGGATGGCGCAAGCATCGTAGCCATAGTTGTCCTCGGCGGCGGGGTACATCGGGAGAGGTCCCATGGGTTTGGTCAGACTCACACCCTTCGCCTGGCTCGTGTAGCTCACGTAGGTCTCCCCGTTTTCGTAGAGGATGTACAGAGGGTACACCGGCTGGTCTTTGGGGAAGTGCGCAGCCAGCTGCCGGAGCGGGGACGACGTGGACCCGAAGTCAAACGCCACTGCGATCTCGCCCAGAGACGCCGCGTAGGAGCGCGCCGGCGGATGCCCGCCGGTGTCGTCCTCCGACTGCGACACCGACAGCACTTTGGCCGGCGTCTGCGGCGACTTCAAGCCGTAAAACCGGACGGTGTTGTCGGACGTGAGCAGCACCAGGTGGGGCTCGTCGGTCTCGCCGGGGTACCAAGCCGCCTGCCGCAGAATCACAGACGGCGAGCTGGTGAAGAAGCGCTCCGCCACCGGGATGGTCTTGCAGTTGATCTCGCGCCGTCCGCCCTCGAACTCGGACCTCTTCCCCCACCGCTGAGGGAGCTCCAGCACGGAGGCGCCCCGCAGGCCGACCAGCGCGACGTGGTGCTGCGTGGGGCTGAGCAACACCTGGCACAGCTCGAAGAGAGGCGGGTTGATACACAGCAGGGTTTGGTGGTTCCCGCTCCCGTCGCCGAGACTCCCATCCGTGTTTAGGTGTCGCAGGTTGGTCGTGTAAAACACGCGGTCGGAGTCGTCCCAGACGAACAGGTCCCCACCCAAACAGAAAGTGAGGTTTTTAGCGACCCCTCTTTCATTGCCGTTGGGTTCCCGATCCAACTTATCTCTTATTTTTTGGAAAATAGCATGGTTTGGTAGATCATTCAACCACCGTTCAGTTCCGAATGCCGCCATCTTGATTCGCCGTATGCCCGTGAAGGGAAAACTGTCCATGGCAACGAGAGTGCTTTACGACAGTTATTTAACGTATTACGGCGGCCGGTGTCGTTTATTTTGCAGAATCACCATGGCGTTGAAAGAGACTGCTGGGCTGTATGAAACACTCAAAGCAGAGTGGAACAAGAAAAACCCGAACCTGAGTAAATGTGGAGAACTTCTAAGCAAACTTAAGGTAGAGTCACATATACTTTTTTTACGACTCGAATCCGGGACTTTGCCTATTTAGAAGCCACACCGCTGTTAGCATATGTAGCTGCGCCTGCTAACTTAGGCTAGCAATGCTAACGTTGTGTATAGTTTTCTATCAAGTAACGTTCCACTGTAGACACCTAACTTAGTGCAGtacaatattacatttgaaACGATGACATTGAATGAAATTGGTTAACTATTTGTTGGTGCTTAACGTTAGCGGGAGGGACTATCTAACGTTAACCCCACCGGGATTTCTGTTATGACGGACACGGTAATTGTTGCTAACGTCAACGCACCGGTGGCTAATTCATTGTCCAATTAGTGTCAACCTGGAACTGAACAACAACATAAACCTTTGAACGATAGATAATTCAGACGACCACGTTAACTGTTAATGCTCGGTCATCCGTATACTATTCCTCTGATGAGATGATAATGTTCGAGGCTAGATTTAGTCTTCCCATTAAACTCCAGGTCGAGGCAGAAGTAACTGACCAGTTATAAAGCACAGAGGAGGAACAAATATCCAGATGTTATGTAAGAAAAAAatgcttaaatgtttcagaacCGTACAGACCATATTACTGGGTTATGATTATTAATGCGTAGCGCTGTGTCACCTTCATGTTGCAGCTGGAGTTGGTGGCTCTGACTTTAATATCTAGCAGGCTAGTTTAATTTGTATATACATAATACATTACGTGATTAGTTTAGAGAAACCTCTATCTAGTCCAACTAGGAATTAAAACTGTCAAATAACTGTTAGGAAATGTAGGGGCGTATAGGTAGTAACTAGCATTTaatttaaaagcatttaaaaagcatttaaaaacagaaaagtgttttagaaaatgacaTCAAACTTCTTTTGCAGGTTTCGTTACTGGAGCTGAACTTCCTCCCAACCACCGGGTCTGCGCTCACGAAGCAGCAGCTCATTTTAGCCCGTGAGTAAAGGCAGCATGTCAGGCTGAAACCAAACATTCATATTAATCATGGATTAGCTTTTGTTAAACTAGTATCACGACTATCACCATGGTATCCTCAATGAGGGATAATCTCTGTCTGTGTTCCAGGTGATGTCCTTGAGATTGGAGCTTTGTGGAGTATCTTAAAGAAGGACATCCCTTCCTTTGAGAGATACATGGCCCAGCTAAAATGTTACTACTTTGATTACAAGTAATGTcacctttttaattaaaataaagagTTTTGTGTGTAGTAGGGCTCTGCTACATATTACTTGCAAGGCTATTCTAACATTATTCTTTCCTTACCTTTTTGTAATTCAGGGAGGAACTTCCTGAAGCTGCCTACATGCATCAGTTACTCGGATTGAACCTGCTCTTCCTGCTCTCACAGAACCGTGTTTCTGAGTTTCACACAGAACTCGAGAGACTGAATGCACGAGACATTCAGGCCAATGTGTACATCAGACACCCAGTCTCCCTGGAGCAGGTGCTGACATTACACTCTGACAAAGCACACATTTCATGTTTGATATTGCACTAAAAACATTGATATTTTTTTGTGCACATGGCAATTTGTACTCAATGGAATTCTTTTTTCATAGTTTTATTAGCAAACTACAAAATGTGTTCTAATGCCCTTCAACTACTAAATGAATTCCTTCAGATGATCATGTTTATCCTTTTTGCCATTGTCTCCTCAACACTAATTCTTCGTACAGTTTGCTAGACATTTTTAGCTGGCCAGGGTTGATTGTTACTGGCAGACATGCCTctgtaatgatttaaaaaaggaatagtgaaaatacaaattattatataaatattgggtaaaaacaagtaaataacAATGTGATGTTTTATATCCATTCTTTGTTTCAGTACTTGATGGAAGGAAGTTACAACAAGGTGTTTCTTGCCAAAGGCAACATCCCCGCTGAGAGCTACACCTTTTTTATAGATATCCTGCTCGACACAATTCGGTAAGAATCAATATGGTAAACTTACCtgcatatagatatatagatacaCACACCATGGTAAATTGACTCTGCCAAGGAAAcgattattgttatttttaagtATCCGGGATTCTTAATTCTAACATGTTTAATCAGCTGGTCGAGATGAAAATGACCAGGTGATAAAATGGTATTGTCTTTAAAGAAACACTTCACCTAAATCTGGAACCTTTTCAATTGCAGTGATGAGATCGCAGGTTGCATAGAAAAAGCATACGAGCAGATCCAGTTCAGTGAGGCCACCCGTGTGCTTTTCTTCAGTTCACCCAAAAAGATGACTGATTATGCCAAGAAGGTTTGTATATTTGTCCTCGAAAAACTGAATTACATTTAATGCCAAATGTCACTCGTGTGCaggtgtataaaaaaaaaaaaaagaaaccaacagGGATGGTGTTTTCTAGTTGCCTTTGAATATAGTGGAAGGGAGTTGTTTCTCCATACTTGGTTTGTGTAAGATGATTATACAAATATAAACAAGtctaaaactaaattaaaagcaACTTCTATAATTGGTTCCAACACTAGATTCTTTCAGACATAGAATTTAATTTCTGAACAGCCAAAGCttattgtgtatttcttctCAGAGAGGATGGAGTTTGAGCCCAGACGGCCAATACTCTTTCACCAGTCAGCAGCAGCGGACAGAAGAGGTAACCATCCCCTCTACGGAGCTGGCACAACAGGTCATCGAATATGCACGACAGCTGGAAATGATTGTGTAATCCGCCcccaggaacacacacagacacacaggccgCCGATTCTGTGTATATCCAGTCAGCTCAAATGCAGTTTCCTTGAGGAATACGACTTAACAGAATGCAGAGTGGTTGGTTTGTTGCTCATACCTCAAAAGCAATCAACATCTGTTTTTCTTATATTCCACTTAATCTGCAGGTCTTTCTGTggaagttttttttccttttaaaagatGGGGAACAAAACAGCGATTTCTGCATATTTACGTTTTTATTGAAGACATCGAAGGGTTTCAATGTTCCAGTTGGTTATTTCAGCCAAGATAACATCAAAACTGAGCTTTTAATGTGCTCTGGCCAAACAAAGTCCTGCttgaacatttaaaaacccCTTTGACTTCTAGAAAGTAAATTACATTTACCACCCTGTTTCGTTGCCTGTCAGTGTCGCACAAAACTATCGGACTCTGAACTGAACATTTTTCATCAACACTCAAGTAAACTCCTTCTATACAAAGTCAATTTAGTCTTAAGTAAATCTCACAGAACTCGATTGACCTTGCCTTGGATCTCTTTAATTAACAGAATTTCCATtgaattttgtgtgttttctaagTGGTAATGCCTCTTCCACCATTAATGATTTGTGATTCAGTTGGTATTACAATGCAAATCGTTGTCTGCAATAAACAATTcagaaaataaactgttttaatgactgtttcagttgtttttgtttgacagtTCAGCTCAGTCTTTCCCCGTGAGCAAAACTGCATGATCTACAGAATGCAAGCCACTTGCGTAACGTCTTTTGAATGTCTAATATCATTTATGAGAGTTTAGTAAGTTTAGGCGTACACGTGTGGTTTGTGTTTCAATATATACCTGTAGAGCTTATTGATCTTGACCTAAACCAGTTTTATGTACTGAGTTtaagattgaaaaaaataatgttaacGCAGAGCCGATTTAAATTGAAATGGCTAGAAGTGTAATCTGTAACCCACCATGATTTGTACATTTGGTACCGTTCTGTCCCAGGACTTTGCTTTCAATGTCTGCATGTTTAGTTGAGTTTGGTAAACCTCGGGTGGTGTCCTATGTGGGGCACCTGTTCCGGTCACATGATTTCAAAAGCCTCTCCACAGTAGCACTTACTCTCCGCCGCTTTCTCTGTCAGCAGACTCTGTAAGAACAGTCTCTCCCCCAATCTGTTTGTTGCATCTTTAATTTTTGTTATATAAGAACTTTGATTGTCACTTAAGAGTCACAGACTCTTAAGTGACAATCCGCTAGAAGGGGCAAGTCGGGTCTGACTGGTTCCAAAAGTGATGGGTTATTATCCCTGAATTGTTACCCTGGACACTAGTGTAGTACTATATATGAAATGAAACAtaataaatgtatgaaaataaatacatacaccaTATGTGTCAGGAATTGAGTGTATCGTATATTACAAATTGGGGTTAAAATGATGCATCAAATGTGACATTAATCCTGAGTGCTGAGTTAGTTACCTGTCAGTCAACAGGAGGAGAAAATCATCCTAGTCGGTTGGAAACTCCGTGCAACAAGCTCTCAAAATGGATTTACGGAACCTAGAGACAAGGGTGAGAAGGAGCATGACCGGACACTCCCGAGCTAGCTTCAGCTTTTAGGTCAAAGATCATCCTCTTCTCTTAAAAAGTTGGGGTAAGGATTTGCCCCCAAACTTCCATCCATACCTTAGTTGCACGGCAGCATCAGGGAGTGGTGAGGGTGGAAAATTGTGAACGCCCCACTCATAAATCCTAGAAACCTCCAAAGTGTAGCAGTATTTGAGGAATCACTGAACTCCATGACAAATTAGCTGTGAACAAAGTCCAAAGCTTACCTCAAGACAAGAAAGGCTAAATAATAAAGTAATTCATTTATTGGAAAATCATAGTAGGTTTAACTGGCCGACTCCTTGACTACCAACACAGATTAAATGCTTACCACCCAAAAACTATAGCTTGCACTAAAAGGGCTTGTACTTAGCAGGCCGGGTCCATAGCATTTAGAAAAGAACCCAAACCAGCACACCAAACCCCTTTGTACGGAAATAGTAAAATCAAACGGAACCATCACGGACAAGCCCCTAGGAGCGCATAGTTCATTTTGTGAATGAGAAGAAGATGATAGATATTTCAAGGACCACAGAAGGTAATGGACAGCGACTCTAAACATGCAGAGTCAGCGCGTGCACCTGTAGTGGTCAGAACTTTGCACTCTCAAGGACAATGATGCAATGTTGTTGGCTGGAGAGGTTAGCATCTAAGACTGGAAAAGGACATGTGTGCCATTCAGTTGATGGCTCTTGTACTTGTAATACTGGCCAAGTCAACACTTTTACCATAAGCCCCCCATGTCATTGAACACCTCCAGTGTGGCATCAAAGGCAAGCTGACAgtggacatgatggagaaagtTTCTGGGGCTCCACTTAATTCCTGACACAGTAAACGTTGATCTAAAGAAGCCTGCTTCTCCTGGAGTGGGTTTGACTGTGGAGAAGCAAAGCTGTCCATCTTTGCAATCGTATCCATCTCAAGTATGAGAGGCATTTCCGTCTCCCCTGTAGAAGAGGCTCTCCAGTTGGCTACCGTAAACCCAAGGTTCTTTTTCAAAGAGATGAAGAGAAGGGTACTTTTGAGGATGCTTTTGTGGGTACTGCTTTTCAAGGTCCATGGATCCCCGTCCTTAAAGGGGACCAAAGGTTCGCTGGGTGCGCAGCTTATGAGTCTATGAGTATAACACAGGGCCTCTATGGCAAATTACATGGATCTTCTGTGACCATACCATTCTTCTACTACCTTGATGACTACCTTATTTCTGTGTCATATGATGAGCTATAGGCCTTGAGTGACTTCAGGTAGTACTCAATTGACTGCAGAACCTTGGTTTCAAACTTTCACCCTTTACAAAATCTGGGCCATGTGATAACTGAGAAGGGTGTATGCAGAGCCTTCAATGACATCATAGTGGTGGATAGATATACTCCTCATCGGAAACCAGTGCTTCACACAGTCAACTACTACAACCCTTCTGTGGAGACTTTTCCACCCTAGTGGGACCACTATACAAGCTGACATCTAAGCCCTTGTCCAGCCCCCCAAGTGGCACAAGATGTCTCCTTCTGACTGGACTGCAGAAAGACGTTGTCCACTCTGAAAGGCTTTCTTGGACACCATAGCATCAGTTCACTCATATTTCAACAAGCCCCTCATTCCACTCGTGGTCTGAGCGCATGTTGTGTGAGCAGAAAAACAAGACCTGTAAATGTTTCCAGCAAGTTCCTTATCCAACCCCAGTCCAGATATTCTGCACACCTCTTTGAGTTACCGGCTTGGAAGAGAGACGTCTGCCACAAGCTAAGTAGGTTGAGCTTCAGGTATCCCTTCAACTCATAAGTTGTGTGATGCAGGTGCTGTTACCTCTGCTTATGGGAATTTAAATATCTCATTGTGTTTCTTGATTGTGGTTCCTCCATGAAAGTGCAACATGCTGCAGTGAACTCTTGGATAGTGATGACTAtgaaaaatgacatgtaatgtaaatcgcCAATCCTCTAATTGAAGCATGTTGCTCAACCACTGGGCCACAGACACCTAAACTAGTACCAACTCATTCACATCTAAACACGGCTAACCCCCCTTTTCAATTTCACTTTGTAGCTTTCAGAAGTAGCTTTTCAGTTGGTATCATATATTTAGTATTTACTGTTGCAGTTGATAATGTTGAGTATATCCATCTGCCTGTTAGTCTGTGTAATCATGTTATTAAAGGCTGCACTAGTTGCTGGAATACGTTGAATAGTGGAAAGAGTTGTATTGGGACTGTACAGGTTTATTTAAGTAGCTGTAATGATTTGGTCAATATAGAAGTCCCAAACCAATCGTCCAAGATGTCGCCTCTTCAGAATAGGTgtcgctgtccatggtgctgaaccACTCACTGCTGCCAGCTCCAACACTGGGATCCTACGGTGCACATTCTTCTGCCTTGGGGCTTAGCTTAACACAGTTGAAAAGTATATGCACCAAACTTTTACTCCGTGATTAGAAAACACAAATGCAAGCAAATATGCAATGAAgggaaaattacatttgaatTCACCTCTATTTTATGTTGCCCTATGGATAATTTGGCCAcgttactcttttttttattttcaattacgGCATGGTGATAAAGCCTATAGCCCCTCCAAAAGCGCGATGCTATCGTGATTAGTCCGGATGTGTTGGCACAGggcacggagagagagagagagagagaggggggggggggggggggggggggggggggtgggggggagggagagggaggatgcTGCCAGCGGAAAATGGCTGCTGCAACCTCAAGCCTATCCTGATACACCGAAACGACATCAAGGTGgcgagagagggcgagaggaagggagagaggaaaagagagaaagattaGGAAAATGAGAGCAGATAGAGAGAGAATGTGAGTGAGGCTGTGAGTGTTTCCTGAAAGgaggataaagagagagagagagggagagggagagagaggagacccTGGGGTGGGCTGCTGCAAGCGGCGGGCAACACCGAGCCATGGAGGGCGAGTAAGtccttacattttcattttcaacattGCACATATATATTCAGCAATCCGCCAAAACGGATAGAAAGAACGCCACCGCCATCAATGTCACACCAATCCAGCATCACGCAATGTTATCAAAATCGTTGCTCTTCTTTAGCGGGCTGccgaaaataaaaacagcattacGTAGTCTTGGATCCACAGCATACACCCCGTTTCCGACACATGCACGACAATATGTGATACATGTTTGCCCACCTACGTGTGGACGTGTGCGTTTAAACGCCGGGCGCACATTCTAAACGCTATTTCtgataacaataacaacatattaggaacaacaaaaacaagctaTGCAACAATTCAGAACTAAATGCGTGGTCACGGGTTAGTTAGAACAGTCACGAAATAAGTcaatgtgtaaaatgtatgGAGAGGGGGGGACAAAAAGCGGAATATGGCGAGTTTGGGGCCAGCATCTCGTCATTCAAGAAATGGCTACAGTGCGACGGGGGAGGGATGAAGGCGCTGTGATTTTTATCAACGTGTCTCGGGGTTTCA
Coding sequences:
- the nup88 gene encoding nucleoporin 88, with the translated sequence MDSFPFTGIRRIKMAAFGTERWLNDLPNHAIFQKIRDKLDREPNGNERGVAKNLTFCLGGDLFVWDDSDRVFYTTNLRHLNTDGSLGDGSGNHQTLLCINPPLFELCQVLLSPTQHHVALVGLRGASVLELPQRWGKRSEFEGGRREINCKTIPVAERFFTSSPSVILRQAAWYPGETDEPHLVLLTSDNTVRFYGLKSPQTPAKVLSVSQSEDDTGGHPPARSYAASLGEIAVAFDFGSTSSPLRQLAAHFPKDQPVYPLYILYENGETYVSYTSQAKGVSLTKPMGPLPMYPAAEDNYGYDACAILCLPCVPSILVIATETGTLYHCVVLESEEEEETRAVEKWIRGAEAVPALYVFECLELELTLKVATGEDEEPQDFDFTCPIRLHRDPLCQQRYHCTHEAGVHSVGLIWVNKLQMFLQSGEEDVDNLQELAAEKRCIVEHILCTRPLLSSRSAPVLGFVIVSDLSLGATMICITSTYECILLPLLSSIRPPSPPLLCTHPGPGSGSSPLRGLADDSFEQHIRNILARSSTNPLVLKAGDKDTSPPPAECLQLLSRATQVFREEYILKQDMAREEMQRRVKLLTSQKNKQLEELTLCREERKSLREAAERLADKFEDAKYRQETIMNKVKKVLGSLQSRLPILSNSEKDMKKEVQTISDQLRHLDNCIKQVNMKMEYQKTQVDKDVPAARTKVSLNAQQKKVVQDVLREQGQQIGDMMKQIKDIKSHFSF
- the psmd8 gene encoding 26S proteasome non-ATPase regulatory subunit 8, translated to MPVKGKLSMATRVLYDSYLTYYGGRCRLFCRITMALKETAGLYETLKAEWNKKNPNLSKCGELLSKLKVSLLELNFLPTTGSALTKQQLILARDVLEIGALWSILKKDIPSFERYMAQLKCYYFDYKEELPEAAYMHQLLGLNLLFLLSQNRVSEFHTELERLNARDIQANVYIRHPVSLEQYLMEGSYNKVFLAKGNIPAESYTFFIDILLDTIRDEIAGCIEKAYEQIQFSEATRVLFFSSPKKMTDYAKKRGWSLSPDGQYSFTSQQQRTEEVTIPSTELAQQVIEYARQLEMIV